The following are encoded in a window of Carassius auratus strain Wakin chromosome 6, ASM336829v1, whole genome shotgun sequence genomic DNA:
- the gnat1 gene encoding guanine nucleotide-binding protein G(t) subunit alpha-1, which produces MGAGASAEEKHSRELEKKLKEDADKDARTVKLLLLGAGESGKSTIVKQMKIIHQDGYSLEESLEFIVIIYSNTMQSMLAIVKAMTTLNISYGDAAAQDDARKLMHLADTIEEGTMPKELSDIILRLWKDSGIQVCFDRASEYQLNDSAGYYLNDLERLVKPGYVPTEQDVLRSRVKTTGIIETQFSFKDLNFRMFDVGGQRSERKKWIHCFEGVTCIIFIAALSAYDMVLVEDDEVNRMHESLHLFNSICNHRYFAATSIVLFLNKKDVFLEKIKKAHLSMCFPDYDGPNTFEDAGNYIKMQFLDLNLRRDIKEIYSHLTCATDTENVKFVFDAVTDIIIKENLKDCGLF; this is translated from the exons ATGGGGGCCGGGGCGAGCGCAGAGGAGAAACACTCCAGAGAGCTAGAGAAGAAACTGAAAGAGGACGCCGACAAAGATGCCAGGACCGTCAAACTTCTGCTGCTAG GTGCTGGTGAGTCGGGGAAAAGCACTATTGTCAAACAGATGAA AATTATTCACCAAGACGGTTACTCCCTTGAAGAGAGCTTGGAGTTCATTGTCATCATCTACAGCAACACCATGCAGTCGATGCTGGCTATTGTGAAAGCCATGACCACGCTCAACATTTCCTATGGAGATGCTGCTGCACAG GATGATGCAAGGAAGCTGATGCACTTAGCAGACACCATCGAGGAAGGCACCATGCCAAAGGAGCTGTCTGACATCATCCTGAGGTTGTGGAAGGACTCGGGCATCCAGGTGTGCTTTGACAGAGCCTCCGAATACCAGCTCAACGACTCTGCGGGATA CTATCTGAATGACCTGGAGAGGTTGGTCAAGCCTGGCTATGTCCCTACTGAACAGGACGTCCTGCGTTCAAGAGTGAAGACCACCGGTATCATCGAGACCCAGTTCTCCTTCAAGGACCTCAACTTCAG GATGTTTGATGTGGGCGGTCAGCGCTCGGAGAGGAAGAAGTGGATCCACTGCTTCGAAGGTGTGACCTGTATCATCTTCATTGCTGCTCTGAGCGCATACGACATGGTGCTGGTGGAGGATGATGAAGTG AACCGAATGCATGAGAGTCTCCACCTGTTCAACAGTATCTGTAACCACCGTTACTTCGCCGCCACATCCATTGTACTCTTCCTCAACAAGAAGGACGTCTTTTTGGAGAAGATCAAGAAAGCTCATCTGAGCATGTGCTTCCCGGATTATGATG GTCCCAACACCTTTGAGGATGCTGGTAACTACATCAAGATGCAGTTCTTAGATCTGAACTTGCGACGAGACATCAAAGAAATCTACTCCCACTTGACCTGTGCCACAGACACAGAGAACGTCAAGTTTGTGTTCGATGCCGTAACAGACATTATCATCAAAGAAAATCTCAAAGACTGCGGTCTCTTCTAA